One Paraburkholderia sp. HP33-1 genomic region harbors:
- a CDS encoding rubredoxin, translated as MYKKGVAVEIQFSPERLNDGAGDPYWIDLTHDEAQRLLESLQARLAGTGGGTAAPLVVSLDATAHTSAVDAGSSDAPAAANTAAADDFKQWVCVICGWVYDEAAGLPEEGIAPGTRWADVPADWRCPLCDVGKEDFALVEF; from the coding sequence ATGTACAAGAAGGGCGTAGCCGTAGAAATCCAGTTTTCCCCTGAGCGACTCAACGATGGCGCCGGCGACCCGTACTGGATCGATCTGACTCACGACGAAGCGCAGCGCCTGCTCGAGAGCCTGCAGGCGCGGCTCGCGGGGACGGGCGGCGGCACGGCCGCACCGCTCGTCGTGAGCCTCGACGCGACGGCGCACACGTCCGCAGTGGATGCTGGTTCGTCCGACGCGCCGGCAGCCGCGAATACCGCCGCGGCGGACGACTTCAAGCAATGGGTCTGTGTGATCTGCGGCTGGGTCTACGACGAAGCCGCCGGCTTGCCGGAAGAGGGCATCGCGCCGGGCACGCGCTGGGCCGATGTGCCGGCTGACTGGCGCTGCCCGTTGTGCGATGTGGGTAAGGAAGATTTTGCGCTGGTGGAGTTTTAA
- a CDS encoding LysR family transcriptional regulator, with product MALTHRHIEVFRALMTAGSVTRAAGMLFTSQPTVSRELARMEQSIGFALFERVQGRLRPTQSALTLFDEIRRAYVGLERVASTAAALREFKGGQLSVIALPVFSHSILPGAVKRFHDAQPGVSVSIATQESPFLEEWLSAQRYDLGLTEHDAPPPGTRLTPLVAVDEVCVLPDGHPLLAKRVIALKDFADQPFISLSANDPYRLQIDEAFARAGVARRLLIETPTAVSVCSFVRQGLGIAIVNPLTAVDFAGRNLHIRPLALSLPFRVSAIHPEHRPAHPLADAFVGALQSEAAALRLQLKRHTGPRVR from the coding sequence ATGGCGCTCACGCACCGGCACATCGAAGTCTTCCGCGCGCTGATGACGGCCGGCAGCGTCACCAGGGCGGCCGGGATGCTGTTCACGTCGCAGCCCACCGTGAGCCGCGAACTCGCGCGCATGGAGCAAAGCATCGGCTTCGCGTTGTTCGAGCGCGTGCAGGGCCGGCTGCGTCCCACCCAATCCGCGCTGACGCTGTTCGACGAAATCAGGCGCGCATATGTCGGGCTCGAACGGGTCGCGTCGACGGCGGCCGCGCTGCGCGAATTCAAGGGCGGCCAGTTGTCCGTCATCGCGCTGCCGGTGTTTTCGCATTCGATCCTGCCGGGCGCCGTCAAACGCTTTCACGACGCGCAACCGGGCGTCAGCGTGTCGATCGCGACGCAGGAGTCGCCGTTTCTCGAAGAATGGCTGAGCGCGCAGCGCTACGACCTCGGCCTCACCGAGCACGACGCGCCGCCGCCCGGCACGCGGCTCACGCCGCTTGTCGCCGTCGATGAAGTGTGTGTGCTGCCAGATGGCCACCCGCTGTTGGCGAAACGCGTGATCGCGTTGAAGGACTTCGCGGATCAGCCGTTCATCAGCCTGTCAGCGAACGATCCTTACCGGCTCCAGATCGACGAGGCGTTCGCGCGGGCAGGTGTCGCGCGTCGCTTGCTGATCGAAACGCCGACCGCGGTGTCGGTGTGCAGCTTCGTGCGGCAAGGGCTCGGCATCGCGATCGTCAATCCGCTGACCGCCGTCGATTTCGCGGGCCGCAATCTGCATATCCGGCCGCTCGCGTTGTCGCTGCCGTTTCGCGTCAGCGCGATACACCCCGAGCACCGGCCCGCGCATCCGCTCGCAGACGCGTTCGTCGGCGCGCTGCAAAGCGAAGCGGCCGCGCTGCGATTGCAATTGAAACGCCATACCGGCCCGAGAGTGAGGTAA
- the lysA gene encoding diaminopimelate decarboxylase: MTPFNPHQLADLARQHGTPLWVYDADTIRQRVAQLRSFDTIRYAQKACSNVHILKLMRDEGVMVDAVSLGELARSFAAGYTARPASHDAPEGVVFTADVLDHATLATVLDRRITVNAGSLDMLERLGRHASEGHRVWLRINPGFGHGHSNKTNTGGEHSKHGIWRDDLPRALELVRRYRLKLVGLHMHIGSGVDYAHLARVCDAMVDAVSKADQEIEAISAGGGLSVPYRDGEPSVDTAHYFRLWDDARRRIEARVGHRVRLEIEPGRFLVAQSGVLVAEVHALNQRPSRQFALLDAGFNDLVRPSFYGSHHEISVLRRDGTPSAAPVGSFSVAGPLCEAGDVFTQTEGGVVTSRSMPAPQVGDLIVFHDAGAYGASMSSNYNSRPLAPEVLIERGHARLIRRRQRIEELLELEETAA; this comes from the coding sequence ATGACGCCATTCAACCCCCATCAACTCGCCGACCTCGCACGCCAGCACGGCACGCCCCTATGGGTCTATGACGCCGACACGATCCGTCAGCGCGTCGCGCAGTTGCGCAGCTTCGACACGATCCGCTATGCGCAGAAGGCCTGTTCGAACGTGCACATCCTGAAGCTGATGCGCGACGAAGGCGTGATGGTCGATGCAGTCTCTCTGGGCGAACTCGCGCGCAGTTTCGCTGCGGGTTATACGGCTCGACCGGCGTCGCACGACGCGCCCGAAGGCGTGGTCTTCACCGCCGACGTGCTAGACCATGCGACGCTCGCCACCGTGCTCGACCGGCGGATCACGGTCAACGCTGGCTCGCTCGACATGCTCGAACGGCTCGGACGACATGCGAGCGAAGGTCATCGCGTGTGGCTGCGCATCAACCCCGGCTTCGGTCACGGCCACAGCAACAAGACCAATACGGGCGGCGAGCACAGCAAGCACGGCATCTGGCGTGACGACCTGCCACGCGCGCTGGAACTGGTGCGGCGTTATCGGCTGAAGCTCGTCGGGCTGCACATGCATATCGGCTCCGGTGTCGATTACGCGCATCTCGCACGCGTCTGCGATGCGATGGTCGATGCTGTGTCGAAAGCAGATCAGGAGATCGAAGCAATTTCCGCAGGCGGTGGTTTGTCGGTGCCGTATCGCGATGGCGAGCCGAGCGTCGACACCGCACATTATTTCCGGCTATGGGACGATGCGCGACGGCGCATCGAGGCGCGTGTCGGACATCGTGTGCGGCTCGAAATCGAACCGGGGCGCTTTCTGGTCGCGCAGTCGGGCGTGCTCGTCGCCGAAGTGCACGCGCTGAACCAGCGGCCGTCACGGCAATTCGCGCTGCTCGACGCGGGCTTCAACGATCTCGTGCGGCCGTCGTTCTATGGCAGCCATCACGAGATCAGCGTGCTCCGGCGCGACGGCACGCCGAGCGCTGCGCCGGTGGGCTCGTTCAGTGTGGCGGGGCCGTTGTGCGAGGCCGGCGACGTGTTCACGCAGACCGAAGGCGGTGTCGTCACGAGCCGATCGATGCCCGCGCCGCAAGTGGGCGACCTGATCGTGTTTCATGACGCGGGTGCGTACGGCGCGTCGATGTCATCGAATTACAACAGCCGGCCGCTCGCGCCTGAGGTGCTGATCGAGCGTGGCCACGCGCGCTTGATCCGGCGCAGGCAGCGCATCGAAGAATTGCTCGAGCTCGAAGAAACGGCGGCTTGA
- a CDS encoding LysR substrate-binding domain-containing protein, producing MALTISQLRAFTAVAEHGSIRAASRALGIAQSGITQQLQNLEAMLGATLFTRTNRGIALTVLGQRLLLRAGAILGECERAEEDVRQLRGDYAGEVTFGMTTEPLIDAFAPVLMEFRARFERVAVHLRTGTSRMMISWIREGTLDFAVALVSKQTDTADLSVTPLYPSDPVIVCRRGHPKAHAKSLAELVDCKWVTTRSPNLTEEPHVNRLSQLFDSHGLPPPKIVATVEGLYETLHLVGATDCLSLEASVVAKRGPFADMLTTIPVRERAMQQNVCLLQRAAIPLTPAAQEFATMTASYMRTVRAR from the coding sequence ATGGCGTTGACGATTTCCCAGCTGCGCGCGTTCACGGCGGTCGCCGAGCATGGCAGCATTCGCGCGGCGTCTCGCGCGCTCGGCATCGCGCAGAGCGGCATCACGCAGCAGTTGCAGAACCTCGAAGCGATGCTCGGCGCGACGCTGTTCACGCGCACGAATCGCGGCATCGCGCTGACCGTGCTGGGCCAGCGGCTGCTGCTGCGGGCCGGCGCGATCCTCGGCGAATGCGAGCGCGCCGAAGAGGACGTGCGGCAGCTGCGCGGTGACTACGCTGGCGAGGTCACGTTCGGCATGACGACCGAGCCGCTCATCGACGCGTTCGCGCCGGTGCTGATGGAGTTTCGCGCGCGTTTCGAGCGCGTCGCCGTGCATCTGCGCACGGGCACGTCGCGCATGATGATTTCGTGGATCCGCGAAGGCACGCTCGATTTCGCAGTCGCGCTCGTGTCGAAACAGACCGACACCGCCGATCTGTCCGTCACGCCGCTCTATCCGTCCGACCCGGTGATCGTGTGCCGGCGCGGTCATCCGAAGGCGCACGCGAAATCGCTCGCTGAACTCGTCGATTGCAAGTGGGTGACGACGCGCTCGCCGAATCTGACCGAGGAGCCGCACGTCAACCGCTTGAGCCAGCTATTCGACAGCCATGGTTTGCCGCCGCCGAAGATCGTCGCGACGGTCGAGGGCTTGTACGAGACACTGCATCTGGTTGGCGCGACCGATTGCCTGTCGCTCGAAGCGTCGGTCGTGGCGAAGCGCGGGCCGTTCGCGGACATGCTGACGACGATCCCAGTCCGCGAACGCGCGATGCAGCAGAATGTCTGTCTGCTGCAACGCGCAGCGATTCCGCTGACACCGGCCGCGCAGGAGTTCGCGACGATGACCGCTTCGTATATGCGCACGGTGCGGGCGCGTTGA
- a CDS encoding succinylglutamate desuccinylase/aspartoacylase family protein, translating to MNRQSIPLLSPAIGTHRELVSFHFGPANSGQKIYIQASLHADETPAMLTAVLLRRRLLELEQAGALNAEIVLVPVSNPIGLGQYVLGQFIGRFDLGSGKNFNRHFVQFAKLVANAKEALGVDANENRRIVRELVAAELAQQKPRTEFESLQLALLKLSFDADVVIDLHCSLEAAMHVYTSEAAWAEFEPLSRYLGAEASLLATDSGGGSFDETHSLLWWTLQQQMPASKPVPNGSIAVTVECRGQRDVSYEVAQQDADALVDYLVWRGAIRGEAKPLPPLLSPATPLAGSEQFYAPVSGILVHRAEIGDTIRVGQPLFDIVDPLTDETTTIASKTEGVLYMRRAIRFVTAGAPLGRVTGTRSIRTGVLLGA from the coding sequence ATGAACAGGCAATCGATTCCACTTCTGTCGCCGGCTATCGGCACGCACCGCGAGTTGGTGTCGTTTCATTTCGGCCCGGCCAATAGCGGGCAGAAGATCTATATCCAGGCGTCGCTGCACGCCGACGAAACGCCCGCGATGCTGACCGCCGTACTGCTGAGGCGGCGCCTGCTGGAGCTCGAACAAGCGGGCGCGCTGAATGCGGAAATCGTGCTCGTGCCGGTGTCGAATCCGATCGGACTCGGTCAGTACGTGCTCGGTCAGTTCATTGGCCGCTTCGATCTCGGCAGCGGCAAGAACTTCAACCGGCATTTCGTGCAGTTCGCGAAGCTCGTCGCGAATGCGAAAGAGGCGCTTGGCGTCGACGCGAACGAAAATCGGCGGATCGTGCGGGAACTGGTCGCAGCCGAACTCGCGCAACAGAAGCCGCGGACCGAATTCGAGTCGCTGCAACTGGCGCTGCTGAAGTTGTCGTTCGACGCGGACGTCGTGATCGATCTGCATTGCTCGCTCGAAGCGGCGATGCATGTATACACGAGCGAGGCCGCGTGGGCCGAGTTCGAGCCGCTGTCGCGCTACCTCGGCGCAGAGGCTTCGTTGCTCGCGACGGATTCAGGCGGCGGCTCGTTCGACGAAACGCACAGCCTGCTGTGGTGGACGTTGCAGCAGCAGATGCCTGCGAGCAAGCCGGTGCCGAACGGTTCGATCGCGGTGACGGTCGAATGCCGCGGCCAGCGCGACGTGTCGTATGAAGTCGCACAGCAGGATGCCGACGCGCTCGTCGATTACCTGGTGTGGCGTGGTGCGATTCGCGGCGAGGCGAAGCCGTTGCCGCCGCTGCTGTCGCCGGCGACGCCGCTCGCGGGCAGCGAGCAGTTCTATGCGCCGGTGAGCGGGATTCTCGTGCACCGCGCGGAGATCGGTGACACGATTCGGGTCGGCCAGCCGCTGTTCGATATCGTCGATCCGCTGACCGACGAGACGACCACCATCGCGAGCAAGACCGAAGGGGTGTTGTATATGCGGCGCGCGATCCGTTTCGTGACGGCTGGTGCGCCGCTCGGGCGTGTGACGGGCACGCGGTCGATCAGGACGGGTGTGTTGCTGGGCGCCTGA
- a CDS encoding AbrB/MazE/SpoVT family DNA-binding domain-containing protein has protein sequence MELKIQKWGNSAAVRLPSVLLEQINASVGGSLNADVRPDGVLLTPARRKYSLDDLVAQCDTKAPFPADMAAWGEVKPVGREAW, from the coding sequence ATGGAACTCAAGATTCAGAAATGGGGCAACAGCGCGGCGGTGCGTCTTCCCAGCGTGCTACTTGAGCAGATCAATGCGTCGGTCGGCGGTTCGCTGAACGCGGACGTGCGTCCGGATGGCGTTTTGCTGACTCCGGCCCGCCGCAAATATTCATTGGACGATCTCGTTGCCCAATGCGACACGAAAGCGCCTTTTCCGGCCGACATGGCGGCGTGGGGCGAAGTCAAGCCCGTGGGGCGTGAGGCATGGTGA
- a CDS encoding type II toxin-antitoxin system ChpB family toxin: protein MVRRVKFERGDIVRVSLNPTAGREQQGDFRPALVLSPAAFNALGVALVAPITQGGEFARFAGFAVPLSGSGTETQGVALVNMVRTLDLEARGARKIERAPVEVVEDALARLQTIIE, encoded by the coding sequence ATGGTGAGGCGGGTCAAGTTTGAGCGTGGCGATATCGTGCGTGTGAGCCTGAATCCGACTGCTGGGCGTGAGCAGCAAGGCGATTTTCGCCCGGCGCTCGTGCTCTCTCCGGCCGCGTTCAACGCCTTGGGTGTGGCTCTGGTTGCCCCGATCACGCAGGGCGGCGAATTCGCGCGCTTCGCTGGATTCGCTGTGCCGCTTTCTGGCTCGGGAACCGAGACGCAGGGCGTTGCCCTCGTGAACATGGTGCGCACACTCGATCTGGAAGCGCGCGGTGCGCGCAAGATCGAGCGCGCACCGGTCGAAGTGGTCGAAGATGCGCTGGCCCGCCTTCAAACGATTATCGAGTAA
- a CDS encoding CBS domain-containing protein codes for MKVEDIMTKRLVTVGFDDTLETVKEIFNGAGFHHLLVVEGRELQGVVSDRDLLRALSPFIDSVVETHRDVSTLSKRVHQIMSRKPITLPPDADIAEAIQLFLSHPISCIPIVDSAFKPVGIVSWRDILKAFAAVLNGSGSNDVGPGAVEKL; via the coding sequence ATGAAAGTCGAAGACATCATGACGAAGCGCCTGGTGACCGTGGGCTTCGACGACACACTCGAAACGGTCAAGGAGATTTTTAACGGCGCCGGGTTTCATCACCTGCTCGTCGTCGAGGGCAGGGAGTTGCAAGGTGTCGTATCTGATCGCGATCTGCTGCGCGCTCTGAGTCCGTTCATTGACAGCGTGGTAGAAACACATCGGGACGTAAGTACGCTAAGCAAGCGTGTGCATCAGATAATGAGCCGCAAACCGATAACCCTGCCGCCGGATGCAGATATCGCCGAGGCCATTCAGTTGTTTCTGAGCCATCCGATTTCCTGCATTCCGATTGTCGACAGCGCATTCAAGCCCGTTGGGATCGTCAGTTGGCGCGACATCCTGAAGGCTTTTGCCGCTGTACTAAACGGGTCGGGATCCAATGATGTGGGTCCAGGTGCAGTTGAGAAGCTTTAG
- a CDS encoding dihydrodipicolinate synthase family protein, which yields MSKAIQWSGVFPAVSTQFKPDFSLDIDATHRVVSNLVRDGVSGLVVCGTVGENTSLSTPEKLQVIEAARDAAGGKVPVIAGVAEFTTEFARQTVREAARVGVDGVMVMPALVYSAKPHETAAHFRAVATSTDLPVMIYNNPPIYKNDVTPDVLIALQDCENIVCFKDSSGDTRRFIDLRNAVGDRFVLFAGLDDVVVESIAVGAEGWVSGMSNAFPKEGETLFRLATQKRFDEALSLYRWFMPLLHLDARPDLVQCIKLCEELLGRGSAVTRPPRLALQGDTLAEVKGIVEKALATRPTLPDVGL from the coding sequence GTGAGCAAGGCTATCCAATGGAGCGGGGTGTTTCCCGCCGTCAGCACCCAGTTCAAACCGGATTTTTCGCTCGACATCGACGCGACACACCGCGTGGTCAGCAATCTCGTCAGGGACGGCGTGTCGGGTCTGGTGGTCTGCGGCACGGTCGGCGAGAACACCTCACTGAGCACGCCGGAGAAACTGCAGGTGATCGAGGCCGCGCGCGACGCGGCCGGTGGCAAGGTGCCCGTCATCGCGGGCGTCGCCGAGTTCACGACCGAGTTCGCGCGTCAGACGGTGCGCGAGGCGGCGCGCGTCGGCGTGGACGGCGTGATGGTGATGCCGGCGCTCGTCTATTCCGCGAAGCCGCATGAAACCGCCGCGCATTTCCGCGCGGTCGCGACCAGCACCGACCTGCCGGTGATGATCTACAACAACCCGCCGATCTACAAGAACGACGTCACGCCGGACGTGCTGATCGCGCTGCAGGACTGCGAGAACATCGTCTGCTTCAAGGATTCGTCGGGCGATACGCGGCGCTTCATCGATCTGCGCAACGCGGTGGGCGATCGTTTCGTGCTGTTCGCCGGCCTCGACGACGTCGTGGTCGAAAGCATCGCGGTCGGCGCGGAGGGCTGGGTGTCGGGCATGTCGAACGCGTTCCCGAAGGAAGGTGAGACGCTGTTCCGCCTTGCGACGCAGAAGCGTTTCGATGAGGCGTTGTCGCTGTATCGCTGGTTCATGCCGCTGTTGCACCTCGACGCGCGCCCCGACCTCGTGCAATGCATCAAGCTGTGCGAGGAACTGCTCGGCCGCGGCAGCGCCGTCACTCGTCCGCCGCGCCTCGCGCTGCAAGGCGACACGCTCGCCGAAGTCAAAGGCATCGTCGAGAAGGCGCTCGCTACGCGTCCGACGCTGCCGGACGTCGGTCTCTAA
- a CDS encoding phosphocholine-specific phospholipase C, with product MTSTSRRRFLQTVASSAGAAAAMTALPESIRNALAVPAFSRTGTISDVEHIVVFMQENRSFDHYFGHLRGVRGYNDRFPIPLPSGLPVWNQPSKEDPTTPVLPFHLNTATTSAQCVGDLDHTWYKTQYAIDGGRYDQWPANKTDMTMGYHLRSDIPFHYALADAFTICDAYFCSLPGPTHPNRCYLMTGTVDPTGTMGGPLLDNNDWVDGDRPPSYQLLSWTTYPERLQAAGISWQIYQQGTTGVDPLNGNYGTNVLQNFTNFINAQPGSPLYERAQTVRTIDDLKADVLANQLPQVSWLCPPAAYSEHPSYTPAYGAEYTSKILDALTSNPEVWSKTVLFVMYDENDGFFDHLVPPQPPTTATQGKSTVTTDGEIHNVVNPLRGGNYTADGYPYGLGPRVPMTIVSPWTKGGFVCSQVFDHTSVIRFIETRFGVHEPNITAWRRAVCGDLTTAFDFRTPDAKMPSLPDTSNYMSMADNQCATQPKPTVPTTPVPVDAQEAGIRFARALPYELHVNGAANMGNNTFEITIGNSGEQGAHLYVYATNRTDGPWRYTVEAGKSLSDTFDLTSTNGGYAFDVFGPNGFVRKFAGNTQASTQNGNGDGHGNGKPAQPEVTVQYDVANGNVFLKFSNSGGGIAHLTVIDNAYGARPRTVPVPAHAHIDEGWVLASSHHWYDLTVTSSDDASFSRRFAGHVENGRPSISDPAAVAPVLAAS from the coding sequence ATGACATCAACTAGCCGTCGCCGTTTCCTGCAGACCGTGGCCTCATCCGCGGGCGCCGCCGCCGCGATGACCGCATTGCCCGAATCGATTCGCAACGCTCTCGCGGTGCCCGCGTTCTCGCGTACCGGCACGATCAGCGATGTCGAGCACATCGTCGTGTTCATGCAGGAGAACCGCTCGTTCGACCACTACTTCGGCCATCTGCGCGGCGTGCGCGGCTACAACGACCGCTTCCCGATTCCGCTGCCGAGCGGGCTGCCGGTGTGGAATCAGCCGTCGAAGGAAGACCCGACCACGCCGGTGCTGCCGTTCCATCTGAACACCGCGACGACGAGCGCGCAATGCGTCGGCGATCTCGATCACACGTGGTACAAGACTCAATACGCGATCGACGGCGGCCGCTACGACCAGTGGCCCGCCAACAAGACCGACATGACGATGGGCTACCACCTGCGTAGCGACATCCCGTTTCACTACGCGCTCGCCGACGCGTTCACGATCTGCGATGCGTACTTCTGCTCGCTGCCGGGACCGACGCACCCGAACCGCTGCTATCTGATGACCGGCACGGTCGACCCGACCGGCACGATGGGCGGTCCGCTGCTCGACAACAACGACTGGGTCGACGGCGACCGTCCGCCAAGCTATCAGCTGCTGTCGTGGACCACGTACCCGGAGCGTCTGCAGGCCGCGGGCATTTCGTGGCAGATCTATCAGCAGGGCACGACGGGCGTCGATCCGCTGAACGGCAATTACGGCACGAACGTGCTGCAGAACTTCACGAACTTCATCAACGCGCAGCCGGGTTCGCCGCTCTACGAGCGCGCGCAAACGGTGCGCACGATCGACGACCTGAAGGCCGACGTGCTCGCGAATCAATTGCCGCAAGTGTCGTGGCTGTGCCCGCCGGCCGCTTACTCGGAACATCCAAGCTACACGCCCGCGTACGGCGCCGAATACACGTCGAAGATTCTCGACGCCCTGACGTCGAACCCCGAGGTGTGGAGCAAGACCGTGCTCTTCGTCATGTACGACGAGAACGATGGATTCTTCGATCACCTGGTGCCCCCGCAACCGCCGACGACCGCCACGCAGGGCAAGTCGACGGTCACGACCGACGGCGAGATCCACAACGTCGTCAATCCGCTGCGCGGCGGCAACTACACCGCCGACGGCTATCCTTACGGCCTCGGCCCGCGCGTACCGATGACGATCGTCTCGCCGTGGACCAAAGGCGGCTTCGTGTGCTCGCAGGTGTTCGATCACACCTCGGTGATCCGCTTCATCGAGACGCGCTTCGGCGTGCATGAGCCGAATATCACGGCATGGCGTCGCGCGGTGTGCGGCGACCTGACCACCGCGTTCGACTTCCGCACGCCGGATGCGAAGATGCCGTCGCTGCCGGACACGAGCAACTACATGAGCATGGCCGATAACCAGTGCGCGACGCAGCCGAAGCCGACCGTCCCGACGACGCCGGTTCCAGTCGACGCGCAGGAAGCGGGCATCCGCTTCGCGCGCGCGTTGCCGTACGAACTGCACGTGAATGGCGCGGCGAACATGGGTAACAACACGTTCGAAATCACGATCGGCAACAGCGGCGAGCAGGGCGCGCACCTCTACGTGTACGCGACGAATCGCACCGATGGTCCGTGGCGCTACACGGTCGAAGCGGGCAAGTCGCTGAGCGATACCTTCGACCTGACTTCGACGAACGGCGGGTACGCGTTCGACGTGTTCGGCCCGAACGGCTTCGTGCGCAAGTTCGCGGGCAATACGCAGGCGAGCACGCAGAATGGGAACGGCGACGGTCACGGCAACGGCAAGCCGGCGCAGCCTGAAGTGACCGTGCAATACGACGTAGCGAATGGCAACGTGTTCCTGAAGTTCAGCAACAGCGGCGGCGGCATTGCGCATCTGACGGTAATCGACAACGCGTACGGCGCGCGCCCGCGCACCGTGCCCGTGCCGGCCCATGCGCATATCGACGAAGGCTGGGTGCTCGCGTCGAGTCATCACTGGTACGACCTGACGGTGACGAGCAGCGACGACGCGAGCTTCTCGCGCCGTTTCGCCGGTCACGTCGAAAACGGCCGGCCGAGTATCAGCGATCCGGCGGCGGTCGCGCCGGTGCTCGCGGCGAGCTGA